GGGTTTGCTTTGGAATGGAAAACCATTGTGCTTAGTTTGCTGGGCCTTTTTGGTTTATACCTTTTTGGGACAATCTTTGCTCGACCGCTGGTCCTACTTGGCAAATTGGGGTTATCACTGGTTGTTGGCGGGGTATTACTGGCCCTAGTAAACTTTGTTTGCAGCGGGCTGGGAATTCATATTGCAATGAATCCCGTTACACTGATCACTGCGGGTATTTTACAAATCCCGGGAATTGTACTTCTAGTACTGGCAAATTACGTAGTTCTTTAATTTGATTGATAATTATATCAAATAAATAGAAAGATATTTATTTTTGCATCAATTAGAACTTTCATCCCTTCAGGGTGCTCTGTGGAGGAATTGAGCAACTCTTATAGGCTTTAAAAAACATTCTAAATGGGGTAATTTAGTCTTTTAAGAGAGATTTTAAACCTTTGGCCAGAGAATAAAAATAACACTCGAACAGTGGAATAGCTTGTTGAATTGTGTAACAAATTATTGACTTATTAAATTCATGATATTATACTGAAGGTAATAATCGGGATAAGAAATATCCCGGTTATTGTTATTTGTAGGTCTTTTAGGAATTTTCTGAAATGGGTAAACTAAGCCCATGAAAAAGAATGGAGGTGGGTTTGCCATCTCAGCTAGAATTGTTGAAGCATACGTTGGCGAGTACGCCAGTGGCAAAAGTGAAGTGGCTGTAAACCGAGCCCTAGAGATTGGCCGGAGCGGCCGCAAAGTTAATCTGGTGGACCTAGACATCGTAGAACCATGCTATACATTGCGTCCAATCAAAAAAGAGCTTGAAGAAAGCGGCCTCACAGTCATTGCTTGGGAAACCAAAGATACCGTTGGCCTAGGTGAAGCAGGAAATATTATTAAACCTGAAAGTAGATGGGCATTATATCGTGAGGGAGATGTAATTCTTGACATCGGCTATGGTGTTGAAGGGGCTAAAACACTTAACCTTTTAGAGGGTGTCGATGAAACTCCGGAACTACAAATCTATGCAGTCCTAAATGCCAAAAGACCCATGACCTCAACTGTGCAGGAAATACTTGATTACATAAAGGAATTGGGGCCTATCCATGGGTTGATCAACAATACTCATCTGGGCGATGAAACAACTCCAGAGGTTGTTCAGGAAGGCGCTCAGATCATAGGTGAAGTATCTAAAATTCTGGGGATCCCCGTAGTGGTCACCACTGCGGACCAGGAAGTTGCGAAGAAAATCGGCCAGGTGGATGGTATGGGTAACCCCGTACGACCGCTGACCCGGTATATGCCTCGAACTTTTTGGTAGGACAACCAGACCATCATACACAAAAATGTTTTTGGAACCAAAGGGATCTAATTAATTCAGGAGGTGTGGTATCTCTCATGTCCGAAAAACCCATTACCGGAGAAAAACGGGCGTTCATGACTGGTAACGAGGTAGTTGCCTGGGCTTGTTTAGCAGCAGGTGCCGATATTATGTACGGCTATCCCATTACCCCGCAGAACGAAATTATGCACTACTGGACCCGTCAAATCCCCAAGTATGGCCGTAAATTCCTGCAAACCGAAGACGAGCTGTCTGCTGGTTTTACCACAGTGGGTGGTGTTTTAGCAGGTCTGAAGGCTTTTACCGCCACCGCCGGTCCTGGTAACACACTGATGCAGGAACCCATGTCCATGGCTGAAATGATGCGACTGCCAGTCGTAACCATTGTTCAGCAGCGTGGTGGCCCGTCCACTGCGACAGTTATTTACTCCCAGCAGGAAGTTACTCTGACCACCCAAGGTGGTAACGGTGAGGGAATGCGTATTGTCTATTCCCCCAGCAACCACCAAGAACTGTTTGATTATACCATCAAAGCTTTCAATACCGCATGGAAATATCGTTTCCCCACCTTTGTGCTGGGCGATGGTTATCAAGCAAAATTACGTGAATCTGTAACTCTGTATGATCCTGAAGAAAAAGGGATTGAAAGAGTACCCTCAGAGAAATATGTTGGTAAACCAGGAACTCCTGGTGTAGATCGCGAACCCGGACATTACCGTAACACCTATAACACCGAAGAAGAACTCTTTGAAGTGCTGCAACAACATTTTGCCGACTTCGAAAAAATGACTCCTGAAGTAGTAGAATATGCTCAGGACAATGTAGAAGATGCTGATCTGGTAATCGTAGCTCACGGTGTGGTTTTCCGTGGCGTACGGGATGCCGTAAAAGAATTAAGAGAAGCGGGCTACAAGGTAGGTTTCTTCCGTCCCATTACCCTCCGCCCCTTCCCTGCGGAGCAGCTCAAGGCCATTGCTAACAAAACCAAAAAACTGCTGATTGCTGAGTCCGCCCAGGGTCAGTTGGCTAAACTGGTTAAGGATGCCATTTACGGTGCATCTGCTGAAATTGTACCTATGTTCCGTCCCGGTGTAGGTATCACCACAGAACAAATTGTGGCAAAAGTTAAAGAGGTGCTCTAAGGTTTTTAAATTAAGGAGGGAGGTTCCAACATGTCTGTGTCTCCACAGCCTGCCATGCCTAAAAGCTGGCGTGTAGAAAGTAAGCCCCATAAATTCTGTCCCGGTTGCGGCCACGGCCTGGTATTAAAATGCCTGGGTGAAGCCATTGATGAACTGGGTATTCAAGATAAAGTCGTATTCGGATGTGACATTGGATGTTCTTTGCTGTCCTGGGATTTCTTCAACTGTGACAGTGTACAAACCCACCACGGTCGTACCACCCCGGTAATGACCGGTATCAAGCGTGCAAATCCCGACGCGATCTGTGTAGCTTACATGGGTGATGGCGGCGGTTATGCCATTGGTATTGGCGGTATTGTTAACGCTGCTGCCCGTAACGAGAAAGTAACTGTACTGCTGGCCAACAACACCGTTTATGCCATGACCGGTGGTCAGATGTCCCCCTGTACCATGCCTGGACAAAAGGTTGAAACAGCTCCCTATGGACGTGACCCTGAAGCAACTGGTATGCCCACCCAGGGACCTGAAATGATCTCTGCCATCACTGGAGACGGTGCCTATGTTGCCCGCGGTACCACTTCTAACTTAAAGCAATTAAAGAGTTATATTAAAAAAGCGCTACAAAACCAAATGGAAGGCAACGGCTTCTCCTTCGTAGAAGCACTGGCTGGCTGTCCCACCAACTGGCGGACCAATGCTGAGAAGACCTGGGCCTTTATTGAAAAAGAAATGCCTCAGTACTATAAAGTAGGGGAAAAGAAAAATCCCTTTGAGGCTAAAAAGGAGGCTCAGCAGAATGGCTAAAGCTGTAAAAATCTGCTTGGCCGGTGAAGGTGGCCAGGGTGTTCAATCCGTAGCAGAAATTCTTGCTGCTGCTGCCAATGCAGAGGGCCGCGAAGCACTCTACATTCCTAACTTTGGTGTTGAGCAGCGTGGTGGTGTATCCATCGCATATCTTCAGATTGCTGATAATGCAATTGGCGCTCCTAAATTTGACAAGGCAGATATTCTGGTTGCTTTAAGTGATCGGGCTGTACGTCGTTGCAAACAATATGTCGACGCCAATACCGTTTATGTATACGACACCAGCATCGAGGGTGTAGAAAAGGATGTTCCCCAGGAAGGTGAAGCTAAGAAGGTATTAGCTATTCCAGCCCTGGAAATTTCCAAAAACGAACTGCATCCCCGGGTGTTTAACATTCTGATCATGGGTGCTGTTATTGGTGCCACCGGAGTGATTCCTGTGGAAGCTGCCAAGGCTGCCATTGAAAAGAAATTGGGTTACAAATTTGAACAGAATCCTCAGCTGCGTGAACTGAACTTCAAGGCCATTGATCGCGGCATTGAGCTAATGAAATAGGGGGGGAAATCATGGAATTCAAAGGTCGTACCCTGGAATTAACCAAAGCTGATTGGACTCTTTTCCCCGGTCTGTGTAAGGGTTGTGGTCTGTGCATCCAAAAATGCCCTAAAAAATGCATT
This genomic interval from Desulforamulus reducens MI-1 contains the following:
- a CDS encoding pro-sigmaK processing inhibitor BofA family protein — translated: MEWKTIVLSLLGLFGLYLFGTIFARPLVLLGKLGLSLVVGGVLLALVNFVCSGLGIHIAMNPVTLITAGILQIPGIVLLVLANYVVL
- a CDS encoding transketolase C-terminal domain-containing protein — encoded protein: MSEKPITGEKRAFMTGNEVVAWACLAAGADIMYGYPITPQNEIMHYWTRQIPKYGRKFLQTEDELSAGFTTVGGVLAGLKAFTATAGPGNTLMQEPMSMAEMMRLPVVTIVQQRGGPSTATVIYSQQEVTLTTQGGNGEGMRIVYSPSNHQELFDYTIKAFNTAWKYRFPTFVLGDGYQAKLRESVTLYDPEEKGIERVPSEKYVGKPGTPGVDREPGHYRNTYNTEEELFEVLQQHFADFEKMTPEVVEYAQDNVEDADLVIVAHGVVFRGVRDAVKELREAGYKVGFFRPITLRPFPAEQLKAIANKTKKLLIAESAQGQLAKLVKDAIYGASAEIVPMFRPGVGITTEQIVAKVKEVL
- a CDS encoding thiamine pyrophosphate-dependent enzyme, with product MSVSPQPAMPKSWRVESKPHKFCPGCGHGLVLKCLGEAIDELGIQDKVVFGCDIGCSLLSWDFFNCDSVQTHHGRTTPVMTGIKRANPDAICVAYMGDGGGYAIGIGGIVNAAARNEKVTVLLANNTVYAMTGGQMSPCTMPGQKVETAPYGRDPEATGMPTQGPEMISAITGDGAYVARGTTSNLKQLKSYIKKALQNQMEGNGFSFVEALAGCPTNWRTNAEKTWAFIEKEMPQYYKVGEKKNPFEAKKEAQQNG
- a CDS encoding 2-oxoacid:acceptor oxidoreductase family protein, which produces MAKAVKICLAGEGGQGVQSVAEILAAAANAEGREALYIPNFGVEQRGGVSIAYLQIADNAIGAPKFDKADILVALSDRAVRRCKQYVDANTVYVYDTSIEGVEKDVPQEGEAKKVLAIPALEISKNELHPRVFNILIMGAVIGATGVIPVEAAKAAIEKKLGYKFEQNPQLRELNFKAIDRGIELMK